A window from Triplophysa dalaica isolate WHDGS20190420 chromosome 3, ASM1584641v1, whole genome shotgun sequence encodes these proteins:
- the retreg1 gene encoding reticulophagy regulator 1 isoform X2 gives MLKPRAFEMTAEDHGSTLSWDVIESVQEGKSASGSPFTDFWMSFKLFIEETSSFKQQNPGKFCLLVCSMCSFLAILGRYIPGVVISYILVLGIFLWPLVSSQEFGMWFEPVLQKLDFGVGEFIQKIKENHEKRILRSQVEKESIEADLSSLFPKMDSTVCKELSISDTEVSEVTWTDNGTFNLSEGHTPLTENSDDSDRRSDEEVFTGGLPEFPSMDNGLGTNGEDDEDLSIGMPTPLSHPSRYGSTQSEEEPTVQPLEIMQRLAGDMITAAVTAAMQERLEAAVPLALVQALAEESDSEAEDFELLDQSELEQLEGELGLDRESRDNQSKPSKPSGFLSKLLGRH, from the exons cTGGGATGTCATTGAGTCAGTCCAGGAGGGCAAGTCTGCGTCAGGATCTCCATTCACAGACTTCTGGATGAGCTTCAAACTGTTCATTGAGGAGACTTCCTCTTTTAAACAGCAGAATCCAGGCAAG TTCTGTCTGCTGGTATGCAGTATGTGTTCGTTTTTGGCAATACTTGGCCGTTACATTCCGGGGGTTGTTATTTCATACATCTTAG TGCTGGGCATTTTTCTCTGGCCGTTGGTGTCATCACAAGAGTTTGGGATGTGGTTTGAACCAGTTCTGCAGAAACTGGACTTCGGAGTTGGCGAGTTCATTCAGAAAATCAAGGAGAATCATG AGAAAAGGATACTTCGGTCACAAGTCGAGAAAGAGAGCATTGAAGCTGATCTGTCTTCCCTTTTCCCAAAG ATGGACTCCACCGTGTGCAAAGAGCTGTCGATATCAGACACAGAGGTCTCTGAAGTAACATGGACTGACAATGGTACATTTAACCTTTCAGAGGGACACACGCCTCTGACAGAAAACTCAGACG ACTCAGACCGGAGAAGTGATGAGGAGGTCTTCACAGGTGGACTGCCTGAGTTTCCCTCGATGGACAATGGCTTGGGTACAAATGGAGAAGATGATGAAGATCTTAGCATTGGAATGCCCACCCCTCTGTCTCATCCCAGCAGGTATGGGTCCACACAGTCAGAAGAAGAACCTACAGTCCAACCCCTTGAGATTATGCAGAGGCTAGCAGGAGACATGATTACGGCAGCGGTCACGGCCGCAATGCAGGAACGTCTGGAGGCTGCCGTACCTCTAGCGCTGGTCCAGGCACTGGCTGAGGAATCAGACAGCGAGGCAGAGGACTTTGAGCTGTTGGACCAATCGGAGCTGGAACAGCTGGAGGGGGAGCTGGGCCTGGACAGAGAGAGCCGCGATAATCAGTCTAAGCCAAGTAAACCTTCAGGCTTTCTCTCAAAACTACTGGGACGCCACTGA